The following are encoded together in the Janthinobacterium sp. Marseille genome:
- a CDS encoding CHASE2 domain-containing protein, with protein MKIRWLSPLVRHLALREWLMLFIGLLTLAIALGWQNGLGRLDQSLYDLFLSVDSKPVREDIIIVAIDDYSLAELGRWPWSRKLHADLINKLNKAKPRAIGLDVILSEESTPQADGQLAAAIMQSQHVVLPVVLSNAGQGLRAGLPIPLLANSAHTLGHINLEHDSDGVVRSVFLREGQSGKNWLHFSAALLSTGSGMQYNGTKALPAPTSASLIDTWQRGDQLYIPYEGGIGHFKSVPYVSVLRGEVPDEFFTDKYVLVGATALGMADSYPTPVSGNSGAMPGIEINAHVLASLIDGEEIHIAAAWQTAFFNAIPVFMALLGYLLLSPRFSLFATGIWILVTLVTSYIGLRMGIWIAPAAAVITLIISYPLWSWRRLEAAITYLGQEFTRLDQEPHLLPEEKTAVSQNEMADVLEQRITAMKNAARRVRDLRQFVSDNLDNLPDATLVTSVEGQVLLANKHANDYYRSLGIDDVLGRNIIDLLAQLKNPQPVDQAANLSFDWPDLLDIQASQSLHNGISTQDQKGRDLLVKSSPCNSATNLLTGWIVSVLDISTIRAAERSRDETLRFLSHDMRAPQASILALLELQSETSSALPQAELFSRIEKASRKTLGLADNFVQLARAESHEYRLEEVDFQDLLFDATDEMWSLAKSRHITVQMEISDGEYPVKVDRTLMTRALANLLSNAINYSPDHTSIECSVRLEQEGPEQRVVCRILDHGYGIADADQGKLFLRFQRVDLPNQPRHDGVGLGLVFVKTVIERHQGDISFISQAGVGTSFTLMLPVCHEV; from the coding sequence ATGAAAATCCGCTGGCTCTCTCCACTCGTGCGGCACCTGGCACTGCGCGAATGGTTAATGCTATTCATCGGCCTGTTGACGCTGGCAATTGCATTGGGTTGGCAAAATGGTTTGGGCCGGCTCGACCAATCACTCTACGATTTGTTTCTATCCGTCGACAGCAAGCCGGTACGCGAAGACATCATCATCGTCGCCATCGACGATTACAGCCTGGCCGAACTGGGGCGCTGGCCTTGGTCGCGCAAGCTGCATGCTGACCTGATCAACAAACTCAATAAAGCAAAGCCGCGTGCAATCGGTCTCGATGTCATCCTGTCCGAAGAGTCAACACCACAAGCTGACGGCCAGCTGGCTGCCGCCATCATGCAAAGCCAGCATGTCGTACTACCGGTGGTACTGAGCAATGCCGGGCAAGGCTTAAGGGCCGGCTTGCCGATCCCCTTGCTGGCAAATTCGGCGCATACGCTGGGCCATATCAACCTGGAGCACGATAGCGATGGCGTCGTGCGCAGCGTGTTCCTGCGCGAGGGCCAGAGTGGTAAAAACTGGTTGCATTTTTCTGCTGCACTGCTGAGTACCGGCAGCGGCATGCAGTACAACGGCACCAAAGCCCTGCCTGCACCGACGTCAGCCTCGCTGATTGACACCTGGCAACGCGGCGACCAACTGTATATTCCGTATGAAGGTGGCATCGGCCATTTCAAATCCGTTCCCTACGTATCGGTCTTGCGCGGCGAAGTTCCGGATGAATTTTTCACCGATAAATATGTGCTGGTAGGCGCGACCGCGCTTGGTATGGCCGACTCTTATCCAACCCCGGTTTCCGGTAACTCGGGTGCAATGCCGGGTATAGAAATCAACGCGCATGTCCTGGCCAGCCTGATCGATGGCGAAGAAATCCATATCGCAGCCGCGTGGCAAACCGCCTTCTTCAATGCGATACCGGTATTCATGGCTTTGCTCGGCTACTTACTGCTGTCGCCACGCTTCTCCCTGTTTGCGACCGGCATCTGGATCCTGGTCACGCTGGTCACCAGCTATATCGGCTTGCGCATGGGGATATGGATTGCACCCGCGGCGGCAGTCATTACCCTGATCATTTCATACCCACTATGGAGCTGGCGTCGACTGGAAGCGGCGATTACCTACCTTGGTCAGGAATTCACCCGTCTCGATCAGGAACCGCACTTGCTGCCGGAAGAAAAAACCGCGGTATCGCAAAATGAAATGGCCGATGTGCTCGAACAACGCATCACCGCGATGAAAAACGCGGCCCGGCGCGTACGCGATTTGCGCCAATTCGTATCCGACAATCTGGATAACCTGCCGGATGCAACACTGGTCACCTCGGTCGAAGGGCAAGTACTGCTGGCAAACAAGCATGCGAATGATTACTACCGCTCGCTCGGCATCGATGATGTGCTCGGTCGCAATATCATTGATTTGCTGGCGCAGTTAAAAAACCCGCAGCCGGTCGACCAGGCTGCCAACCTGTCTTTCGACTGGCCGGATTTACTCGATATCCAGGCATCGCAAAGCCTGCACAACGGTATTTCGACACAAGATCAAAAAGGGCGTGACCTGCTCGTAAAAAGCAGTCCCTGCAACTCGGCAACCAATTTGTTGACGGGCTGGATCGTCAGTGTGCTTGATATCTCCACCATACGCGCCGCCGAACGCAGCCGCGATGAAACCCTGCGCTTCCTGTCACACGATATGCGCGCACCGCAAGCATCCATCCTGGCACTGCTTGAATTGCAAAGTGAAACCTCATCCGCCTTGCCACAGGCGGAACTGTTTTCCCGCATCGAAAAAGCCTCGCGCAAAACATTAGGACTGGCGGATAACTTCGTGCAACTGGCGCGTGCGGAATCGCATGAATACCGGCTGGAAGAAGTCGACTTCCAGGACTTGCTGTTCGATGCCACCGATGAAATGTGGTCACTGGCAAAAAGTCGACACATCACCGTGCAAATGGAAATCAGCGATGGCGAATACCCGGTCAAGGTGGACCGTACGCTGATGACACGTGCGCTGGCGAATTTGCTGTCCAATGCAATCAATTACAGCCCGGACCATACCAGCATCGAATGTTCGGTCAGGCTGGAACAGGAAGGCCCTGAGCAACGCGTGGTTTGCCGCATCCTGGATCACGGCTACGGCATCGCCGACGCCGACCAGGGCAAGCTATTCCTGCGCTTCCAGCGTGTCGATTTACCGAACCAACCACGCCATGATGGCGTAGGCTTAGGATTGGTATTCGTTAAAACAGTCATCGAAAGGCATCAGGGTGATATAAGCTTCATTAGCCAGGCCGGAGTAGGGACCAGTTTCACCCTGATGTTGCCGGTCTGTCACGAAGTCTAG
- a CDS encoding FecR domain-containing protein, giving the protein MRITLHKLMLVLALAIGQAPIVWAAASVAAPGSITIQPSGITYYAQAGDTLMSIAQRLTTKTGNWVALGTINRISKDSNIPIGTGIVIPTELLADEPTDATVIARNGNITATAADGRVMTIDIGSKVAEGMRITTGSNSFLTLSLADESRISIPSNSNVLLAKLRKSLYTASPRTEVKLLRGRVVSRVSPLDTNKGRFEVRTPASVAGVRGTHFRVGLNGDKVATEVLDGHVAVGSLQKPEARMLDSVKGNIIAGNTIGQPVDLLPAPQLASTPYRQNGNAQFALAAIKGARAYHVQLAQDSETLHMLAEAKSNSQEVVLENIQEGNYFAQISAIDERGLEGMPRTLAVTIKNRLAPQKEAAAQDAPSVVNNYSKELELRWNGTATQKYNIQVARDVEFTWLLFNSSVTGNEIKLPRPSFGTYFTRVQSVNADGSSNPFSSAQTLIVTDQWIINDGHPLRGKEAAARDGSRATDRQ; this is encoded by the coding sequence ATGCGCATTACCCTTCATAAATTGATGTTGGTTCTGGCACTGGCGATAGGGCAAGCCCCTATCGTATGGGCGGCTGCATCCGTGGCCGCGCCGGGCAGCATTACCATCCAGCCATCCGGCATTACCTATTACGCACAAGCCGGCGACACCCTGATGTCGATCGCGCAGCGCCTCACCACCAAAACCGGCAACTGGGTCGCCCTCGGCACCATCAACCGCATCAGCAAAGACAGCAATATCCCGATCGGTACCGGTATCGTGATCCCGACCGAGTTGTTGGCTGACGAACCGACCGACGCCACTGTCATCGCCCGCAACGGCAATATCACCGCGACGGCAGCGGATGGCCGTGTCATGACGATCGATATCGGCAGCAAGGTTGCCGAAGGCATGCGCATCACAACCGGCAGCAATAGTTTCCTGACGCTGTCACTGGCCGATGAGTCGCGCATTTCAATACCGTCGAACAGCAATGTATTGCTCGCCAAATTACGCAAATCCCTCTACACCGCCAGCCCGCGCACCGAAGTCAAACTGCTGCGCGGCCGTGTCGTGTCACGCGTCTCGCCGCTGGACACCAATAAGGGGCGCTTTGAAGTACGGACCCCGGCCTCGGTCGCAGGTGTACGCGGCACGCATTTCCGCGTTGGCCTGAATGGCGACAAAGTCGCCACCGAAGTATTGGATGGCCACGTCGCAGTCGGCTCTTTGCAAAAACCTGAAGCGCGCATGTTGGACAGCGTGAAGGGAAATATCATCGCCGGCAATACCATCGGCCAGCCGGTTGACCTGCTGCCTGCACCGCAATTAGCAAGTACACCTTACCGCCAAAATGGCAATGCGCAATTTGCACTGGCAGCGATCAAGGGCGCGCGCGCCTACCATGTGCAACTGGCACAAGATTCTGAAACGCTGCATATGCTGGCCGAGGCAAAAAGCAATTCGCAGGAAGTAGTGCTGGAAAATATCCAGGAAGGTAATTACTTCGCTCAGATATCCGCTATCGATGAGCGCGGCCTGGAAGGCATGCCGCGTACGCTTGCCGTCACCATCAAGAATCGCCTGGCTCCACAGAAGGAAGCTGCGGCGCAAGACGCGCCGTCAGTCGTCAACAACTACAGCAAGGAATTGGAATTGCGCTGGAACGGCACCGCCACGCAAAAGTACAATATCCAGGTTGCACGTGATGTGGAATTCACCTGGCTGCTTTTCAACAGCAGTGTCACCGGCAATGAAATCAAACTGCCGCGCCCTTCTTTCGGCACTTACTTCACGCGCGTACAAAGCGTGAATGCGGATGGCAGCAGCAATCCTTTCTCCTCTGCACAAACCCTGATCGTTACCGATCAATGGATCATCAACGACGGCCACCCATTGCGCGGCAAAGAAGCTGCAGCGCGCGATGGTAGCCGCGCGACAGACCGTCAGTAA
- a CDS encoding response regulator transcription factor, with amino-acid sequence MRIAVLDDDRSQTDLVCQVLSAAGHFCHPFQSGKELLNQLRRESFDMLIIDWQVPDLSGADVLRWAREKLPTNLPVLFMTSRSGEDDIVAGLAAGADDYMIKPIRRGELLARVQALLRRAYPSQNPIEQIQFGNFIFEARTGRLTMSGAPIEVTQKEFDLALLFFRNLGRPLSRAYILEAVWARDVEIPSRTMDTHVSRVRSKLQLRPEHGFRLAPVYSYGYRLEQMTG; translated from the coding sequence ATGCGAATTGCCGTACTCGATGATGACCGCAGCCAGACAGATTTAGTCTGTCAGGTGCTCAGTGCCGCCGGCCATTTCTGCCACCCCTTCCAGAGTGGCAAGGAATTGTTGAATCAGTTGCGCCGTGAAAGCTTCGATATGTTAATTATCGATTGGCAAGTTCCAGATCTGAGCGGCGCCGACGTTTTACGCTGGGCACGCGAAAAGCTGCCGACCAATCTGCCGGTGCTGTTCATGACCAGCCGTTCCGGCGAAGATGACATTGTGGCCGGTTTGGCAGCGGGTGCCGATGATTACATGATCAAGCCTATCCGCCGCGGTGAATTGCTGGCGCGCGTACAGGCCTTGTTGCGTCGGGCTTACCCAAGCCAGAATCCGATTGAGCAAATCCAGTTCGGCAATTTCATTTTCGAAGCACGTACCGGTCGCCTGACCATGTCCGGCGCTCCGATCGAAGTAACGCAAAAGGAATTTGACCTGGCCTTGCTGTTTTTCCGTAACCTGGGTCGCCCGCTGTCACGCGCCTATATTCTGGAAGCAGTGTGGGCCCGTGATGTAGAAATTCCATCGAGAACCATGGATACCCATGTATCCAGAGTCCGGAGCAAGTTACAATTGCGTCCAGAACATGGTTTTCGGTTGGCTCCGGTGTATAGCTACGGCTACCGCCTGGAGCAAATGACAGGCTAG
- a CDS encoding PsiF family protein → MNKILAFLISAAFASCAFAADPAPAAPAKEKTAQQTKMTTCNKDAEGKKGDDRKAFMKDCLSGKPKVSAAQQAQRDKMASCNVDAKDMKGDDRKKFMKTCLAKK, encoded by the coding sequence ATGAATAAAATTCTAGCGTTTCTCATCTCAGCCGCCTTTGCCAGCTGTGCGTTTGCAGCCGATCCTGCCCCTGCCGCTCCGGCCAAGGAAAAAACCGCGCAGCAAACCAAGATGACGACCTGTAACAAGGATGCCGAAGGTAAAAAGGGCGACGATCGCAAAGCCTTCATGAAGGATTGCCTCAGCGGCAAACCAAAAGTCAGCGCAGCGCAGCAAGCTCAACGCGACAAGATGGCGAGCTGCAACGTGGATGCAAAAGATATGAAGGGCGACGATCGCAAGAAATTCATGAAAACTTGCCTGGCGAAAAAATAA
- a CDS encoding YidB family protein, with protein sequence MGLLDQLAGQVMGSLGAQKQDPVPQGDLMGSIMELVNQAGGVQGLLEKLQSGGLAEQVASWIGTGENQPVSGDQIKDALGADNIQQIAQQAGIAPEHATTGLAQLLPQIIDQLTPNGQVPQGDDLLQQGLGILKGKFFG encoded by the coding sequence ATGGGATTACTCGATCAATTGGCAGGACAGGTAATGGGCTCGCTCGGCGCGCAAAAACAGGATCCGGTACCGCAGGGCGATTTGATGGGCAGCATCATGGAACTGGTAAACCAGGCCGGTGGCGTACAAGGCTTGCTGGAAAAGCTGCAAAGCGGTGGCCTGGCTGAGCAAGTCGCTTCGTGGATAGGTACGGGTGAAAACCAGCCGGTATCCGGCGACCAGATCAAGGACGCATTGGGTGCCGACAACATCCAGCAAATCGCCCAACAGGCAGGCATCGCACCGGAACATGCAACGACCGGCCTCGCGCAACTTTTACCGCAGATCATCGATCAATTGACACCGAACGGACAGGTGCCACAAGGCGATGACCTGTTGCAACAGGGTCTCGGCATACTCAAGGGTAAATTCTTCGGCTAA
- the fghA gene encoding S-formylglutathione hydrolase: protein MLELISEHGCYGGVQRFYRHQSVAIGLAMRFSVFLPAQASAARVPALFYLAGLTCTEETFVIKAGAQRVAAELGMILIAPDTSPRGAGVPGETDSWDLGVGAGFYLDATEAPWSTHYRMYSYLLELYELLIREFPVQADRISITGHSMGGHGALVMALRNPDKFRSVSAFAPICAPSQCPWGIKAFSAYLGNDQQSWRQYDASALMQQMKTPFPGGILIDQGLSDQFFPAQLLPQTFEAACLHAQQPLTMRRHAGYDHGYYFISTFIEAHLRFHHQNLQANRK from the coding sequence ATGCTAGAACTGATCAGCGAACATGGCTGCTACGGCGGGGTGCAGAGATTTTATCGGCACCAATCCGTAGCCATAGGATTAGCGATGCGCTTTTCGGTGTTCCTGCCGGCACAAGCCAGCGCTGCTCGGGTCCCGGCCCTGTTCTATCTGGCCGGACTGACCTGCACCGAGGAAACCTTCGTCATCAAGGCCGGGGCACAGCGTGTCGCGGCCGAACTCGGCATGATCCTGATCGCACCGGATACCAGCCCGCGCGGCGCGGGTGTTCCGGGCGAAACGGATAGCTGGGATTTAGGTGTCGGTGCCGGCTTCTATCTTGATGCCACTGAGGCACCGTGGAGTACGCATTACAGGATGTATAGCTACCTGCTGGAATTGTATGAATTGCTCATCCGGGAATTCCCGGTACAAGCTGATCGTATCAGTATTACCGGCCACTCCATGGGAGGCCATGGTGCGCTCGTGATGGCCTTGCGCAATCCGGATAAATTCCGCAGCGTCTCCGCCTTTGCACCGATTTGCGCACCCAGCCAGTGCCCATGGGGCATCAAGGCGTTCTCCGCCTATCTCGGCAACGATCAGCAATCCTGGCGCCAATATGACGCCAGCGCACTGATGCAGCAAATGAAGACGCCATTCCCCGGCGGCATCCTGATCGACCAGGGCTTGAGTGATCAATTTTTCCCTGCTCAGCTATTACCGCAAACCTTCGAAGCGGCCTGTCTGCACGCGCAACAACCGTTAACAATGCGCAGGCATGCCGGCTATGATCACGGCTATTATTTTATTTCCACCTTCATCGAAGCCCACTTGCGCTTCCACCATCAAAATTTGCAGGCAAATCGCAAATAA
- a CDS encoding S-(hydroxymethyl)glutathione dehydrogenase/class III alcohol dehydrogenase: MKTKAAVAWKAGAPLTIEEVDLAGPKAGEVLVEIKATGICHTDYYTLSGADPEGIFPAILGHEGAGVVVDVGPGVTTLKKDDHVIPLYTPECRQCKFCLSRKTNLCQAIRSTQGRGLMPDATSRFSLDSKPLFHYMGTSTFSNYIVVPEIALAKIREDAPFDKACYIGCGVTTGVGAVVFSAKVEAGANVVVFGLGGIGLNVIQAAKMVGADKIIGVDINPGRIEMARKFGMTHFVNPKEVENVVDHIVQLTDGGADYSFECIGNTTTMRQALECCHKGWGQSFIIGVAAAGQEISTRPFQLVTGREWKGSAFGGARGRTDVPKIVDWYMEGKLNIDDLITHTLPLERINEGFDLMKSGESIRSVVLY, translated from the coding sequence ATGAAAACTAAAGCAGCCGTTGCGTGGAAAGCTGGCGCCCCATTAACCATCGAAGAAGTTGACCTGGCCGGACCAAAAGCCGGTGAAGTATTGGTCGAAATCAAAGCCACCGGCATTTGCCATACCGATTACTACACACTATCCGGCGCCGATCCGGAAGGTATATTCCCCGCTATCCTCGGCCATGAAGGTGCCGGCGTGGTAGTCGATGTCGGTCCCGGCGTGACGACGCTGAAGAAGGATGACCATGTCATTCCGCTGTACACCCCGGAATGTCGCCAATGCAAATTCTGCCTGTCGCGCAAAACCAATCTATGCCAGGCCATCCGTTCGACCCAGGGTCGCGGCCTGATGCCGGATGCAACCAGCCGCTTCTCGCTCGATAGCAAACCGCTGTTCCATTACATGGGTACATCGACTTTTTCGAATTACATCGTGGTACCGGAAATCGCACTGGCAAAGATTCGCGAAGACGCACCGTTCGATAAAGCCTGCTACATCGGTTGTGGCGTCACTACCGGTGTTGGTGCGGTCGTGTTTTCGGCCAAGGTCGAAGCCGGTGCCAATGTCGTCGTATTCGGGCTCGGCGGTATCGGCCTCAATGTGATCCAGGCTGCGAAAATGGTCGGTGCCGACAAGATCATCGGCGTTGATATCAATCCGGGCCGCATCGAAATGGCACGTAAATTCGGCATGACGCATTTCGTCAATCCGAAAGAAGTCGAAAACGTCGTCGACCACATCGTGCAACTGACCGATGGCGGTGCTGATTATTCCTTTGAATGCATCGGCAATACCACCACCATGCGTCAGGCACTCGAGTGTTGCCATAAGGGCTGGGGCCAATCCTTCATCATCGGTGTCGCTGCCGCCGGCCAGGAAATCAGCACCCGTCCGTTCCAGTTGGTGACCGGACGTGAATGGAAGGGTTCGGCATTCGGCGGTGCACGCGGTCGTACCGATGTGCCGAAAATTGTCGACTGGTATATGGAAGGCAAACTCAATATTGACGACCTGATTACCCACACCCTGCCATTGGAGCGCATCAACGAAGGTTTCGACCTGATGAAAAGCGGCGAATCCATACGTTCTGTCGTCCTGTATTAA
- a CDS encoding GlxA family transcriptional regulator — MNALKPHTPRTVDIIIYPGFKALEAIGPLSVFEYANLHLQRQRKGNGYDVRFVSTGVGPVQSDTQMVLHAAKAVSNLALPDDAIIVGARNIQGALENAGPIVDWIVAVHPQINRLAALCSGAFFLASAGVLEGKRATTHWSVAQMLQEQFPAIEVDANAIFVRSGNLWTSAGVTAGIDLALAFVEEDFGRELALDVATDMVVYLKRPGGQSQFSTHLLSQKTARPNIREVQNWILENLDQRLSSTTLAQKAMMSVRNFARVFQQEVGQSSQEFIEASRLELAKQLLADVALPIKKIAALSGFTDDDHMRRVFQKRLGITPKVYRERFATTGINEDNAGAMPAVTS, encoded by the coding sequence ATGAATGCACTGAAACCGCATACCCCCAGAACTGTCGACATCATTATTTATCCGGGCTTCAAGGCGCTGGAAGCAATCGGTCCGCTATCGGTATTCGAATACGCGAATCTGCATTTGCAGCGGCAGCGCAAAGGCAATGGTTACGACGTGCGCTTCGTATCTACCGGCGTCGGTCCGGTGCAATCAGATACGCAGATGGTCTTGCATGCGGCGAAAGCGGTCAGCAACCTGGCCTTGCCGGATGACGCCATCATCGTCGGTGCGCGCAATATCCAGGGGGCACTGGAAAATGCAGGTCCCATCGTCGACTGGATAGTCGCAGTCCATCCACAAATCAATCGTCTCGCGGCCCTCTGTTCGGGCGCTTTCTTTTTGGCTTCGGCGGGTGTGCTGGAGGGCAAGCGCGCGACTACACACTGGAGCGTGGCGCAAATGCTGCAGGAGCAATTCCCGGCAATTGAAGTCGATGCCAATGCGATTTTTGTGCGTAGCGGCAACCTGTGGACCTCGGCGGGTGTGACGGCGGGTATCGATCTGGCGCTGGCTTTTGTCGAAGAAGATTTTGGTCGTGAACTGGCACTGGATGTGGCGACCGATATGGTGGTGTACCTGAAGCGTCCGGGTGGACAGTCGCAATTCAGTACGCATTTACTGAGCCAGAAAACCGCAAGGCCGAATATCCGTGAAGTGCAAAACTGGATTCTGGAAAACCTGGACCAGCGCCTGTCGTCGACGACGCTGGCGCAAAAAGCCATGATGAGTGTGCGTAATTTTGCGCGGGTATTCCAGCAGGAAGTCGGACAGAGTTCGCAGGAATTCATAGAGGCGAGTCGCCTCGAGCTGGCCAAACAATTATTGGCAGATGTGGCTTTGCCGATCAAAAAAATCGCGGCGCTGAGTGGCTTCACCGATGACGATCACATGCGGCGCGTATTTCAGAAACGACTCGGGATTACGCCTAAGGTGTATCGCGAACGTTTTGCGACGACCGGGATTAATGAGGATAACGCCGGTGCAATGCCGGCTGTAACTTCCTGA
- a CDS encoding GntR family transcriptional regulator — protein MPSPDLATPTQRIVDAVTEAVLAQRLVPGTKLNEAEMADIFGVGRTVIRQALIRLSQDKLVTIEHNRGAHITELSDLEIRETFEVLAMLECAALEKFIKTITAFDIAKLRQHIAHQSGAHQHHDIDQEFRLGPDFHVLIVGLAHNRVLEDIHGKLTAQERLITSQYYGEFDHVHLCQDHSQLIDLIESGDLARAQQLLIGHYRTLESYCIGRKQRKAMIPLNEAFRDLVDTGNNAA, from the coding sequence ATGCCCAGCCCGGATTTAGCTACCCCCACCCAGCGCATCGTCGATGCCGTCACCGAAGCCGTACTGGCACAACGCCTGGTTCCCGGAACCAAACTGAACGAAGCCGAAATGGCGGATATTTTTGGCGTAGGCCGGACCGTGATACGGCAGGCATTGATACGCTTGTCGCAAGACAAGCTGGTGACGATCGAACACAATCGCGGCGCGCACATCACCGAATTGAGTGACCTGGAAATCAGGGAAACATTTGAAGTGCTGGCGATGCTGGAATGTGCCGCGCTGGAGAAATTCATCAAGACCATTACGGCTTTTGATATCGCGAAGTTGCGCCAGCACATCGCCCACCAGAGCGGTGCGCACCAGCATCACGATATCGACCAGGAGTTCAGGTTAGGTCCGGATTTTCATGTCTTGATCGTAGGTTTGGCGCATAACCGCGTGCTGGAAGATATCCACGGCAAGCTGACCGCACAGGAACGCCTGATCACTTCGCAATACTATGGCGAATTCGACCATGTCCACCTGTGCCAGGATCACTCGCAACTGATAGACCTGATTGAAAGCGGAGACCTCGCACGCGCGCAGCAACTGCTGATCGGGCACTACCGCACGCTGGAAAGTTATTGCATAGGACGCAAGCAACGCAAGGCCATGATCCCGCTGAACGAAGCGTTTCGCGACCTGGTCGATACAGGCAATAACGCAGCGTAG
- a CDS encoding aromatic ring-hydroxylating dioxygenase subunit alpha, whose amino-acid sequence MSFTALLADKSYLRHFWHPVCTLKEFTESAPEGVGPMAVKLLGEDIVLAKLDGRIAAMRDRCAHRFAKLSKGCVKQGEAGDRLECPYHGWQYDKDGACRTIPACPELPIPKKARSDAFECEVRYDIVWVRLDASFGVTEIPVFSDWEEEGMRVIVVDSYVWQTTAERRWENFTDFSHFAFVHPGTLYDAAYARPPLAPVSRVGGEMRFSIEPPKEMTDQLPDDCPIGAFIYRCTMPYTINLEIALYRKPERFVLWTTSCPVDDETCRNFMIIARADTDDDDATHVAFQKLVLAEDQPIIESQSPHHICTEEVSVVTDKVSIQYRKWQRELAAAALRGKEEFERVLLTDVIEEPTESTPQSQIATA is encoded by the coding sequence ATGAGCTTTACAGCGCTTTTAGCGGATAAGTCTTATCTGCGCCATTTTTGGCACCCGGTTTGCACCCTCAAGGAATTCACAGAATCAGCGCCTGAGGGAGTCGGCCCGATGGCGGTCAAATTGCTCGGCGAAGATATCGTGCTGGCGAAACTGGACGGCAGGATCGCCGCCATGCGCGATCGTTGCGCCCACCGCTTTGCCAAATTATCAAAAGGTTGTGTGAAACAGGGCGAAGCGGGTGACCGCCTCGAATGTCCTTATCACGGTTGGCAATATGACAAGGATGGGGCATGCCGCACCATCCCTGCCTGTCCTGAACTGCCGATACCAAAAAAGGCACGCAGCGATGCTTTTGAGTGCGAAGTCCGTTATGACATTGTCTGGGTGCGGCTGGATGCATCCTTCGGTGTCACCGAGATCCCGGTCTTCAGTGACTGGGAAGAGGAAGGTATGCGGGTAATTGTGGTTGATTCCTACGTCTGGCAGACCACGGCCGAGCGTCGTTGGGAAAACTTCACGGACTTCTCGCACTTTGCTTTTGTCCATCCCGGTACCCTGTATGACGCGGCTTACGCTCGCCCACCATTGGCACCGGTCAGTCGAGTTGGTGGTGAGATGCGTTTTTCAATTGAGCCACCCAAGGAAATGACGGATCAGTTGCCTGATGATTGTCCGATAGGTGCGTTTATCTATCGTTGCACGATGCCTTACACCATCAACCTTGAAATTGCCTTGTATCGCAAGCCGGAACGTTTTGTCCTGTGGACCACTTCCTGCCCGGTCGATGACGAGACCTGCCGCAACTTCATGATTATTGCGCGTGCCGATACGGACGATGATGATGCCACCCATGTTGCGTTCCAGAAGCTGGTACTGGCGGAAGACCAACCCATCATCGAATCGCAATCTCCACACCATATCTGCACGGAAGAAGTTTCGGTTGTTACCGACAAGGTATCGATCCAATACCGCAAATGGCAACGCGAACTGGCGGCTGCCGCACTGAGAGGCAAGGAAGAATTTGAGCGGGTACTGTTGACGGACGTTATTGAAGAGCCGACGGAGAGTACACCGCAATCGCAGATAGCCACCGCCTGA